A single window of Manduca sexta isolate Smith_Timp_Sample1 chromosome 15, JHU_Msex_v1.0, whole genome shotgun sequence DNA harbors:
- the LOC115447811 gene encoding bombyxin-related peptide B-like, which translates to MKFALALVCLIALWSLACGQMARVYCGRRLAQTLAVLCSEIEEEGAVKRSEGALSGAAMYGTRGWRWAARGKRGVVEECCDQPCTLDTLFSYC; encoded by the coding sequence ATGAAGTTCGCTCTGGCTTTAGTCTGTCTGATCGCGCTGTGGTCGCTGGCGTGTGGTCAGATGGCGCGAGTGTACTGCGGCCGGAGACTGGCGCAGACCCTGGCCGTGCTCTGCTCCGAGATAGAAGAGGAAGGCGCGGTGAAGCGGTCTGAGGGCGCTCTCAGTGGTGCTGCGATGTACGGCACTCGCGGCTGGCGCTGGGCGGCGCGGGGCAAGAGGGGAGTCGTCGAGGAGTGCTGCGACCAGCCCTGCACGCTCGACACGCTCTTCAGCTACTGCTAG
- the LOC115447817 gene encoding bombyxin-related peptide A, which translates to MKFAVVLCCLLALYSLAAAQGGQRFCGRRLARTLADLCYEVDYEDAVKRSDGGSRAYGTHGWHWAALGGTRGKRGVIEECCERACTLDELFTYC; encoded by the coding sequence ATGAAGTTCGCAGTGGTGTTGTGTTGTCTGCTCGCTTTATATTCGCTGGCTGCAGCTCAGGGAGGTCAGAGGTTTTGCGGACGACGGCTGGCGCGGACGCTGGCCGATCTCTGTTACGAAGTTGACTATGAAGATGCGGTGAAGCGGTCTGACGGGGGAAGCAGGGCATACGGCACTCACGGCTGGCACTGGGCGGCGCTGGGAGGCACGCGGGGCAAGAGAGGAGTCATCGAGGAGTGCTGCGAGAGAGCTTGCACGCTGGACGAACTATTCACCTACTGCTAG
- the LOC115447807 gene encoding bombyxin-related peptide B-like codes for MGCTLLSHSHLVFGTALSTPLSTATIMKFALALVCLVALWSLACGQMARVYCGRRLAQTLAVLCSEIEEEGAVKRSEGALSGAAMYGTRGWRWAARGKRGVVEECCDQPCTLDTLFSYC; via the coding sequence ATGGGGTGCACATTGTTATCACATTCACACCTTGTCTTTGGGACAGCATTAAGTACTCCACTTTCAACAGCAACAATCATGAAGTTCGCTCTGGCTTTAGTCTGTCTGGTCGCGTTGTGGTCGCTGGCCTGTGGCCAGATGGCGCGAGTGTACTGCGGCCGGAGACTGGCGCAGACCCTGGCCGTGCTCTGCTCCGAGATAGAAGAGGAAGGCGCGGTGAAGCGGTCTGAGGGCGCTCTCAGTGGTGCTGCGATGTACGGCACTCGCGGCTGGCGCTGGGCGGCGCGGGGCAAGAGGGGGGTCGTCGAGGAGTGCTGCGACCAGCCCTGCACGCTCGACACGCTCTTCAGTTACTGCTAG
- the LOC115447816 gene encoding bombyxin-related peptide A: MKCAVVLCCLLALYSLAAAQGGQRFCGRRLARTLADLCFEVDYEDAVKRSDGGSRGYGTHGWHWAALGGDRGKRGVIEECCERACTLDELFTYC, encoded by the coding sequence ATGAAGTGCGCAGTGGTGTTGTGTTGTCTGCTCGCTTTATACTCGCTGGCTGCAGCTCAGGGAGGCCAGAGGTTTTGCGGACGACGGCTGGCACGGACGCTGGCCGATCTCTGTTTTGAAGTTGACTATGAAGATGCGGTGAAGCGGTCTGACGGGGGAAGTAGGGGATACGGCACTCACGGCTGGCACTGGGCGGCGTTAGGAGGTGACCGGGGCAAGAGAGGAGTCATCGAGGAGTGCTGCGAGAGAGCCTGCACGCTGGACGAACTATTCACCTACTGCTAG
- the LOC115447810 gene encoding bombyxin-related peptide B-like encodes MKFALALVCLIALWSLACGQMARVYCGRRLAQTLAVLCSEIEEEGAVKRSEGALSGAAMYGTRGWRWAARGAARGKRGVVEECCDQPCTLDTLFSYC; translated from the coding sequence ATGAAGTTCGCTCTGGCTTTAGTCTGTCTGATCGCGCTGTGGTCGCTGGCGTGTGGTCAGATGGCGCGAGTGTACTGCGGCCGGAGACTGGCGCAGACCCTGGCCGTGCTCTGCTCCGAGATAGAAGAGGAAGGCGCGGTGAAGCGGTCTGAGGGCGCTCTCAGTGGTGCTGCGATGTACGGCACTCGCGGCTGGCGCTgggcggcgcggggcgcggcgcgTGGCAAGAGGGGAGTCGTCGAGGAGTGCTGCGACCAGCCCTGCACGCTCGACACGCTCTTCAGCTACTGCTAG
- the LOC115447814 gene encoding bombyxin-related peptide A, producing the protein MKFAVVVCCLLALYSLAAAQGGQRFCGRRLARTLADLCYEVDYEDAVKRSDGGSRAYGTHGWHWAALGGARGKRGVIEECCERACTLDELFTYC; encoded by the coding sequence ATGAAGTTCGCAGTGGTGGTGTGTTGTCTGCTCGCTTTATACTCGCTGGCTGCAGCTCAGGGAGGTCAGAGGTTTTGCGGACGACGGTTGGCGCGGACGCTGGCCGATCTCTGTTACGAGGTTGACTATGAAGATGCGGTGAAGCGGTCTGACGGGGGAAGCAGGGCATACGGCACTCACGGCTGGCACTGGGCGGCGTTAGGAGGTGCCCGGGGCAAGAGAGGAGTCATCGAGGAGTGCTGCGAGAGGGCCTGCACGCTGGACGAACTTTTCACCTATTGCTAG
- the LOC115447809 gene encoding bombyxin-related peptide B-like produces MKFALNLVCLVALWSLACGQMARVYCGRRLAQTLAVLCSEIEEEGAVKRSEGVLSGAAMYGTRGWRWAARGKRGVVEECCDQPCTLDTLFSYC; encoded by the coding sequence ATGAAGTTCGCTCTGAATTTGGTCTGTCTGGTCGCGCTGTGGTCACTGGCTTGTGGTCAGATGGCGCGAGTGTACTGCGGCCGGAGACTGGCGCAGACCCTGGCCGTGCTCTGCTCCGAGATAGAAGAGGAAGGCGCGGTGAAGCGGTCTGAGGGCGTTCTCAGTGGTGCTGCGATGTACGGCACTCGCGGCTGGCGCTGGGCGGCGCGGGGCAAGAGGGGAGTCGTCGAGGAGTGCTGCGACCAGCCCTGCACGCTCGACACGCTCTTCAGTTACTGCTAG
- the LOC115447821 gene encoding bombyxin-related peptide A-like has translation MKLTVFLYCLLALYSLAAAQGGQRFCGRRLARTLAGLCSEVDYEDAVKRSGAGDDAGATRNWHWAALGGARGKRGVVEECCERACTLDELITYC, from the coding sequence ATGAAGCTCACCGTGTTTTTGTATTGTCTGCTTGCGCTGTACTCGCTGGCTGCAGCTCAAGGAGGTCAAAGATTCTGTGGGCGACGGTTGGCGCGGACGTTGGCAGGGCTCTGCTCCGAGGTGGACTATGAAGACGCAGTGAAGCGGTCTGGTGCAGGCGACGATGCGGGCGCCACTCGCAACTGGCACTGGGCGGCGTTGGGAGGTGCGCGCGGCAAGAGAGGAGTCGTAGAGGAGTGCTGCGAGAGGGCCTGCACGCTCGATGAGCTGATCACGTACTGCTGA
- the LOC115447823 gene encoding bombyxin-related peptide B-like: protein MKFILVLVCLVALWNLAVAQVARVYCGRRLARTLATLCPELEEEGVMKRAGDDTGPYGAHQWRWALRGARGKRGVADECCEKPCTLDILLSYC from the coding sequence ATGAAGTTCATTCTCGTCTTGGTTTGTTTGGTGGCGTTGTGGAATCTGGCTGTGGCTCAGGTGGCCCGCGTGTATTGTGGGCGGCGCCTGGCGCGGACCCTGGCGACCCTCTGTCCGGAACTGGAGGAGGAGGGCGTGATGAAGCGTGCAGGAGATGACACCGGTCCGTACGGAGCTCACCAATGGCGCTGGGCGCTGCGAGGCGCGCGCGGCAAGAGAGGAGTCGCCGACGAGTGCTGCGAGAAACCCTGCACCTTGGATATCCTACTCAGTTACTGTTAA
- the LOC119189397 gene encoding bombyxin-related peptide B-like: MKFALVLFCLVAFWSLTEAEESMKDYVLNLGARIYCGRQLARSMAILCEKFQVEGVGKRSEEAMDGALYGPRGWRWADLEAARGKRGIIEDCCEQPCTINVLLSYC; encoded by the coding sequence ATGAAATTCGCCCTCGTCTTGTTCTGCCTTGTGGCATTTTGGTCGCTGACAGAAGCAGAAGAAAGCATGAAGGATTATGTATTAAACTTGGGTGCTCGTATTTACTGTGGCCGCCAGTTAGCAAGGTCGATGGCAATCTTGTGCGAAAAGTTCCAGGTGGAAGGCGTGGGCAAGCGGTCCGAGGAAGCCATGGATGGTGCTCTGTACGGGCCTCGCGGCTGGCGATGGGCGGACCTGGAAGCTGCGCGAGGCAAACGCGGCATCATCGAAGACTGCTGCGAACAGCCCTGCACCATCAATGTGCTGCTGTCATActgctaa